A single region of the Oculatellaceae cyanobacterium genome encodes:
- a CDS encoding DUF1802 family protein, with protein MEPIIIHTNTSHALKEWAVAVNALEQGKTIMLLRKGGISEEKNRFKVAYEQVLLYPTYEHQQPHLLKPEYANQVTPVASGWHPETIRISSWAEITDIFQVSEDQTVSALLPYHIWNEQFVSDRLKWKPRQPLYILLLRTYQLAQPQVISYRQEYGGCKSWINLLEPISIQDKTPLLTKEEYMQQVAEIRQIIE; from the coding sequence ATGGAACCAATCATTATTCATACAAATACTAGCCACGCATTAAAAGAATGGGCTGTTGCAGTTAATGCTTTAGAACAAGGTAAAACTATTATGTTGCTACGTAAAGGCGGCATTAGTGAAGAAAAAAATCGCTTTAAAGTTGCTTATGAACAGGTTTTGCTTTATCCTACCTATGAACATCAACAGCCACATTTACTTAAACCTGAGTATGCTAATCAAGTTACGCCAGTAGCATCAGGTTGGCATCCAGAAACTATCCGTATAAGTAGTTGGGCTGAAATTACTGATATTTTTCAAGTAAGTGAGGATCAAACAGTTTCAGCATTGCTTCCGTATCATATCTGGAACGAGCAATTTGTAAGCGATCGCCTGAAATGGAAACCGCGTCAACCTCTTTATATACTGCTGCTACGTACTTACCAACTAGCTCAACCTCAAGTTATTTCATACCGTCAAGAATATGGTGGTTGTAAATCTTGGATTAATTTATTAGAGCCTATTTCTATTCAAGATAAAACTCCCCTCTTAACCAAGGAAGAATA